The window AGTGAGAGGATTTTGGAGCAATGTCCTGGATAAAAGCCCGGTTAGGGAGTATGCAATTTATAGCGGAACACCAGGAACAGTCTGGTCAACCGCAACTAATACATCTACAGTGGTGAATTATTTTGGCACTAATGGTTTAGGATATCTGGGAGCATCACCGGCAGTGATCCCCAGCTGGAATGCCAATGCTGCAAGCGTTAATAATGATATTAATAATGGCTGCTTTATGCTTCAACACAGAGATCATGGTGGAGAAACAGGTTGGGGAGAACCGGATTATGGTATTAGTGATCTGGGAGGGCTTAATAATGAAGACCTGGCATTTGTGTTTTCTACTAATTGTCTTACGGGTAAGTTTAACTGGAGCAGTGAGTGCTTTGCGGAAGCATTTCATCGTCATGCTCAGGGAGCATTAGGACTGATAGCAGCAAGTGAGATATCCTACTCGTTTGTTAATGATACATATATCTGGGGTACTTATGATTATATGTGGCCCAATTTTGATCCCGGGCATGGAGCTGAAGGGCAGAATTCTATACTGCCATGCTTTGCCAACAGCAGTGGAAAATGGTTTCTGCAAGCCAGTAACTGGCCCTATAATGGGGGGGATAAAGAAGTAACCTATTATCTATTTCACCATCATGGAGATGCCTTTTCAAATGTTTATACCGAAGTGCCTGTTGAGATTGCAATTGAATATCCTGAAGTGCTTCTAAGTGGAATGACAAGCGTGAATATTACTGCTGAGCCAGAGACATTTATCTGCCTTTCGGTTGGTGATGAGATACTGGCAACAGCAGCCGGAACTGGAAGTCCTCAAAGCATCATGATAGAATCTCAATCTCCAATGACCTTGGTGCATTTGACTGCAACAAAGCAGGACTGTTATCGAGAAGAGGGTGACATTCTGGTTATTCCTCCTGAGGGTGCTTATGCTATTGTGAACAGTGTAGAGATCACCACCGCAGATGATGATGTGATCGAATATGCTGAAGATGTGACAATGTCAGCAGTAATCGAGAATTTTGGCAGCGAAACTGCTGAGAATCTGGTGGTAAATATAAGTTGTGTTGATGAATATATCACTTTGACAGATAACACAGAAAACGGGGCAGAAGTGGCAGCCGGAGAATCAATAGTTCTTGTCGATGCTTTCAGTTTTACTGTATCCTCAGATATTCCAGATGATCATGATTTCTTTTTTACGGCAGTGGTCATTAGTGATCAGGGAAGCTGGGAGAGCACAATAAATCTTACTGGTTACGCACCAGTACTCTCATTGAGTGGTTTAAGTATAACAGGGGATGGCAATGAAAATGGTAGACTTGATCCCGGAGAAATAGCAAATTTGAATATTGAGATCAGTAATATTGGTGGTGCAGATCTATATAATGCAATTCCCATGCTGAGTGAAGAAGATACTTTCTGTACAATTATCCAGGATGGAGAAACAATTCCAGAAATATCAGCAGGAAGCAGTGGTTTATTCACTTATAGAGTGGAAGTGGGAGTTTCAGCACCTGTGGGTCATGTTATAAGTTTTGATTTTGAGTGTACAGCAGATTGGGATTATATTTTGCAGACATCCTTTGCCTTAACTGTGGGTTTATGTTTAGAGGATTTTGAAAGTGGTGGATTTAGTCAATATGACTGGATTATGAGTGGCACAGGTGGCTGGCAGATAAGTGGAGGCAGCTACGAAGGCTCATATTGTGCACAATCAGCTGATATAAATAACAGTCAGTCAGCAGGAATGGAAGTTGAAGTAAATGTTCTCAATGCAGATGAGATAAGCTTTCATTATAAGGTATCATCGGAAAGCGGCTGGGATTACCTGAGATTTTATATTGATGGTAATCAGCAGGAGCAATGGAGCGGAAGTATTGATTGGACGGAATATTCCTGTCCGGTTAGTCTTGGAACGCATACATTTAAGTGGGAATATTCCAAGGACAGCTCCGTTAGTAGTGGATCAGACTGTGCCTGGATTGATTATATTATCTTTCCACCGATTAATATCCCTCAACCGGCAGAGATCGTTCTGGATAATGAACAGTTTGCCTTCAATCTTCCACCTCAAGGTACTGATAGTGCTGAACTTCAAATTACTAATATTGGTGGACGTGACCTGGAATGGTCTATCAGTAAAAATTATGTAGTCTCCAGAGCCAGTGGAGGTCCAGATGATTATGGTTATCAGTGGCTGGACAGCGACGAACCCGGGGGACCTGAATATAACTGGATAGATATCTCGGGGACAGCAACACAGGTTACATTTAATCATAATGATCAGGCAGAAGGTCCTTATCCTATCGGTTTTGATTTCAATTTTTATGGTTCAGAATATAGTGAATTCATTATCAATGCGAATGGTTGGCTGGGATTTGGATCAGATAATACGGAATGGAGTAATAGTTCACTACCAGATTATAGTGCTCCCCGTCCGGCGATCATGGGATTTTGGGATGATCTGTATCCAGCAATTGACGGAAGTGGAGAAGGGAATGTGTATTATCAAAGCTTTACTGACCATCTGATCGTGATGTTTGACAATGTGCAGCATTATCCGGGCGATTACAATGGTAATTATACTTTTGAGATGATAATCTATGCAAATGGTGAGATACTACTTCAATATGATGAAGTGAGTGGCGATACAGATAGTGGCACAATAGGAATTCAGAATGAGAATGCCAGTGATGCTCTGCAAATGGTTTATAATGACAATTATGTGTCCAATGATCTGGCTATTCGTATTCTGCAGGTAGTGGACTGGCTGGATATCAGTCAAACAAGCGGAACTTTACCTGTTGGTAATAATATTAGTCTGATTCTCACTGTTGATACCGAAAATTTGGAAATTGGAAATTATCTCTGTAATCTGGTGTTAAACAGCAACGATCCCCAGCAGAGTGTAATTGTAATTCCGGTTGATCTTATGGTTGGTGGTGATATAGCTTATGGAGATATTGATGATAATGGTGATGTGGATGCTTATGATGCTGCCATAGTGCTGCAGTATTTTGTGGGATTTGATCCTCCTGGAGCACCTTTACCATGGGCTGTGTGGCGATTATGGCGAGCTGATGTGGACGGAAATAGTGATGTTGAGGCTTATGATGCTTCATTAATTCAGCAATATTCAGTTGGTTTGATCAATAGTTTCCCTGTAGAAAATCTCAGAACATCAGTTTCCCGTAAGATGAAAAAAAATCTATCAGGTAATAATATAAAATAGTTATTTGTGCCCGGTCTCAAAGCCGGGCATTTTTTTTATTTTACTGAGCAATTTATTGAGCTCAGTTCCTCGATATTCAATATCTGCAATACTTTCATATAACGGAACTCGCTCTACATAAAACTCAAATAATTGCTCAATGCTTTTTCCTTCTGCCAGTGGTCTGGAAGATGAAGTGATCCTGTTAGCAATAATATTCCACTCAGGGTTAAGCCAGATGATCAGATCATTTTTTTGTTGGAGTATTCGAAGACTGGTTTGACCGCTAATGATTCCTCCACCGCAGGAATAGACCGCATCTTCGGTAAAATTTTGCAGCATCTCTGATTCTAAATGACGAAAATATTCTTCACCAGATCTTATAAATATCTCATTTATGGTAATATCTTCCTGGGTTTCAATCAGTTGGTCAATATCGTAAAAGGGCATGTTTAGTGCTTCAGCCAGAATCTTACCCATCGTGGTTTTTCCTGAAGCCATAAATCCGATTATATAAATTTTCATATAAAAAAAGGGCGACATGAAGTCGCCCTGTAATTACTAAAGTATATTATTCCGAAGATTCTTCTTTGATTTCTTCTTCGGGTTCAGTTTCAACAACAACTTCTTCTTCTTTAGGTTCTTCTGGAACCACTTCTTCCTCTGGTTCCTCTGGAACTACCTCTTCTTTGGGTTCTTCGGGAGCCACTTCTTCTTCTGGTTCCTCCGGAACTACCTCTTCTTCGGGTTCTACAAGAGCCGCTTCTTCTTCTGGTTCCTCTGGAACTACCTCTTCTTTGGTTTCTACAGGAGCCACTTCTTCTGCTGGTTCCTCTGGAACTGCCTCTTCTTTGGTTTCTACAGGAACCACTTCTTCTGCGGTTTCTACAGGTACCACTTCTTCTGCTGGTTCTTCTGGAACTACCTCGTCTTTTTCAGGTTTGTGGTATGATTCATGTAAACCCACATCACCATGTTCTTTAATCATCTTATCAATATCAGCATCAGGTTCTATTGCATCATGCTCATGAGTAGGTTCTACTTTATGAGAATCGATAAAGGTTTGAAGTTCTTTTTTATCACGAGCAAAGAAATATGCCTTTACTGAAAGGATTAAACGACGATTTTCCAGATCAAGTTCAATAATCTTAAGTGGAAGCTGTTCTTTTACTTCAAAGACAATATTTGCCTTTTTAAGTCCAGGAATTGCAAGGTGTGATAGAGGTACAAATCCTTCAACAAGATTACCTTCCACATCTACATCCACTAAGATACCTTTAGAAATGATCTTAACTATTGTAGCTGTGATTTCAGTATTGATAGGTAGAAATTCATCCAGATTATCCCAGGGATCTCTGGTCAATTGTTTCACGCCCAAAGCAATTCTATGAAGAGTAGAATCAATGGAAAGTACTTTAACTTCTATCTCCTGACCTTTATTGAATATCTCACGAGGATGGTATATTCTCTTCGTCCAGGAAATATCAGAAATGTGGATCAAGCCTTCAATATTCTCTTCAATTTCCACAAATGCGCCAAAGGGAGTAAGACTTTTTATTTTTCCCTTCAATTTACATCCTACTGGATAGCGTTCTTCGATCGTAAGCCAGGGGTTTGGTTCCATCTGCTTAATACCGAGAGAAATACGCTTATCATCTTTGGATATTGCGAGTACTATTGCTTTGATAGTTTCGCCCAACTTCACAACATGTTTTGGGTGCTTGATCTTTTTGGTCCATGACATTTCACTGACATGCACCAGACCTTCAACACCTGATTCCAATTCTATAAAAGCACCATAATTGGTAATATTAACTACTTTACCTGTAACGATGCTGCCTTCAGGATATTTGATTTCTATATTATCCCATGGATGTGGTACTAACTGCTTAAGACCAAGAGATACTTTTTGAGTGTCATCATTATAATCGAGAACTTTTACTTTTACTTTATCTCCAATATTCAGCATATCAGAGGGGTGATTTATATGTCCCCATGACATATCAGTTATATGCAGCAGTCCGTCAATACCACCAAGATCGATAAAGGCACCATATTCTGTAATGTTCCTTACCTCACCATCAAGTTCTCCACCAACAATCAATTTCCCTTTTAGATTTGTCAGCTGTTCTGATCTTTTCTCTTCCAGAACTTTTTTACGGGAAACTATGATGTTGCGACGTTCCTGGTTGATCTTAAGGACCTTGAATTCAGTATCTTTACCAATAAACTGATCTAAGTTAGGGATAGGTTTAATAGAAATTTGTGAACCTGGAAGAAATGCTTCTAAACCCATGATCTCAGCAATCATTCCACCCTTAACACGACGGCGGAGGACTCCATTGATCGTTTCATCTTCCTCCATTATACGTTGTAATTCTTTGAGGTTAAGGTAAAAATCTGCTTTTTTCTTGGAAAGCTTGATCCTGCCGCTGATATCTTCAACGGAATCAATATAAACTTTGATGGGTGTGCCAATTTCAGGTAAATCTGTGGGACTGAATTCTTTAATTGATATGGGACTCTCTGATTTGAATCCGATATCAATAAGAACTGCACGTTCATCCACGCTGACAACATAACCATCAATAATTTCGCCTTCTTTGAATTTTGCAAAATGCTGATCCATCAGTTCCATCATATCTTCTTCAGATGTTTTTGGCTCTTTTGCTGGTTCAGCAGCCGGTTCTTCTGGCTTAGCTTCTTCTACTGCAGTTTCTTCTACTGCAGTTTCTTCTGCTACAGTTTCTTCTGCTACAGTTTCTTCTGCTACAGTTTCTTCTGCTACAGTTTCTTCTGCCACAGTTTCTTCTGCTACAGTTTCTTCTGCTACAGTTTCTTCTGCTACAGTTTCTTCTGTTACAGTTTCTTCTACTGCAGTTTCTTCTGCTACAGTTTCTTCTGCTACAGTTTCTTCTGCTACAGTTTCTTCTGCTACAGTTTCTTCTACTACAGTTTCAATAGCTGGCTCTTTCTGCTTAGGTTCTTCAATTACAGCTTCTGCAACTTCTTGAGCTGCTGTTTCGGTTTCAGTTTCATCCGGTTGAGTTTCTTCCACCGGCTCTTGGGTTTCGTCTTGCTCTGTAGCTTCCTCTTCGTTTTCTTCGATAGGTTTTACTACTTTTTCTTCTTCTTGATCGATAATAAACATTTTCACTCCTTATAACCGGGAATCTCTTCTATTCTGGAGACATACGGACAACCGCTCCCGGTATATCTATTTATTTCATTAAATACATTTACAATAATCCAATCCGGTGTAGATGCACCTGCTGTAAGACCTATCTTATGCTTGCCTTTGAACCAGTCTCCCTGCAGTTCTAAAGCAGTTTCGATATGTTGTGTCTCAATAATATTTTGACAAATTTTGGCAAGCATTTTTGTGTTCGAGCTATTAAACCCACCGATAACGATCATTATATCACTTTCTTTAGCTAATGCCAGAGTTGCCTGCTGCCGCACACTAGTTGCTGAACAGATTGTATTAACTATGCGCAATTCCTTGGCTTTAGGTACCAGTTCACTGGCAACTTTCTGGAAGTCTTTCAGGCTTTTTGTGGTTTGAGAAATCAGTCCCAGGCGGGGGTAAAATTTGTCTGGTAGATGGTCTCCATTATCAATAACAAATACTTCCCCATCTATGTAAGATTTTATTGCTTTCACTTCAGGATGACTTGAATTACCCATTATCACTACAGGATATCCTTCATTGCTCAATTTTTTTGCTAATTCCTGAGCTTTTGCAACATAGGGGCAGGTGGCATCAATAATTTCTACACCTTTGTCTTTTAGTTGTTCCAGGATATCATGTCCCACGCCATGTGAACGGATTATCACTGTCTGAGACGTTATCTGATCCAATTCATCAACAGAATCCACCCCTTTATTTTTTAGGCTTTCAACCAATTGAGGATTATGAATAATTGGTCCTAGAGTAACGATTTGTTTATTGGTCTCAGCAGCTTCTCTGGCGAGTTTGATTGCTCTTTTCACGCCAAAGCAGAATCCTGAATTAGGAGCTAATTTAATCTCAGTCTTTAAGCTCATTTATTCTTTCCATCACATAATCTGCTACATACTGATAGTTTTCTTTAGTGTATTCCAGGTCTTTGAACTGATCAATTTTTATAAATTCACCAACAACGAATTTCAGATGTTTCTTTCCGCTGATGCAGCCCCAGATATCATCTGAATTCATAACGCAAACAGGCAGAATATCCTTCTGCATTTCCAAGGCAAATTTGCCAACTCCAGGCTTAACGATGGTTGATTTACGAGTTCCTTCGGGAAAGACCATAAGGCTTTCTCCATTCTCGAGTCTTTCATTTACCAGTCTTAAAGCTTTACGATCCATTCTTCCCCTGCGTACTGGGATAACGTGCATCCTAAAAAGGAAGTCTCCCAGCCACTTCTTTTTAAAAAGCTCTGATTTTCCCAGATAGCTGATCTTTCCTCTGATCAAAGAACCGATCATGGGTGGATCATTGGCGGATATATGATTTGCACATATCAGGCAGTTATGAGAGTTATCAAGTCTCTCTCTCCCAATCACTTCCTTTCTCATTAATACCATAAGGATCCTGAAAAAAAACTGCACTACTTCATACATTTTCCCTCCCTGACAATATTGTAAATATAATCTACCTGTTCTGGTATATCCATTTTTGAAGTATCAATAAGAATGGCATCATCAGCCTGACGCAAGGGTGAGTGCGTTCGCGTGGAGTCATTTTTATCACGCCAAAGCAGTTCCTGCTCCACTTCCATTAGAACAAGTTCTTCATCTTTTTCTCTTGCTTCCTGCCAGCGACGTAAAGCACGTGTTTTAACATCAGCAACCATAAAGAATTTATAGTCAGCATCAGTAAATACAACAGTTCCAATATCTCTGCCATCCATAATAACTCCACCATCTTCACCCATTTTACGTTGCAATTCAACCATTCTTTCCCGCACTATCCCAATAACTGCGATCTCAGATGCCAGACGTGTAATATCCGCTTCTCGTATTCTGGCTGAAACATCCTGATCATCCAGATAAATCCTGTTTCCTTCCGGAGCATATTCAATTCTGATTTCAATTTCCCGCAGCATTTCCTTCAGAGAATCAAGATCAGTAAGTTTAATTCCCTTTAGCAATGTCTGTAAACCGCAGGCTCTATACATTGCTCCACTATCAATATACACATAATGCAGCAGTTTGGCAAGCTGCCTGGCCGTAGTACTTTTCCCTGAAGCTGCAGGACCATCAATAGCGATTACATACTTTTTCCCCATACAGTCCCCTAAAATTTATATTCCAGTTGAACACTTCTATCTTCAAATTTGAGTCTGATCTTTTGTTTTTGATAATCAAAATCATATAGATATGCATCAGTTACTGCGTCCAATGTGGAAAGAAATATCGTGATCCCCAGCCACCAGACCTGGCTTTTATATCTTTCATAATGAAATTCATAATTATTATAATCAAATTGGCTATCTGTATCTTTCCAGCTTTTATAATATTTATCTGCCTGCTGATGATTATTTATCGAATAACCCAGAAACAATCCTTCTAATGCCAGAACGGCTGCTCCTTTAATATAAGCATGATTATAAACCTGCCCTCCACCCGGTATCACTGCTGAAAGAAGTCCCGCTTTGAAAGGACTTCGATGAGGGATTTGCAGACTGTCTGATTCTACTGGTTCTGCACCTAAAACTGCAAAAATAAAAATAATCAGTAGCAAAGTTATTGCTGTTTTCATCATTCTCCCTCCTGCAATCTCCTCAGCATCTGCTCCTTGAAAGTGTCAAATCTCCCTTCCAGAATAGCTGCCCGACTCCATCTCACCAGATCCAGATAAAAATGTAAGCTGTGGATTGAGGCAAGGGTCATTGCCAGCAATTCATCAACTGAAAAAAGGTGGCGTAAATATGCCCGGCTGAAATTACGGCAGGTATAACACGTGCATTCGCTATCGATAGGATCAAAATCCTTTTTGTATCGGGCAGCTTTTACTATCAGTCTGCCATTTCGAGTGAACAGTGTACCTTTTCTGGCATTTCGTGTTGGCATCACGCAATCAAACATATCCACTCCATTTGCGATATTATTCAAAATATCTGCTGGAGTTCCCACTCCCATCAAATAGCGTGGTTTATTTGCAGGTAAGATCTCATTCAAATATTCTGTAATGCGCAGCATGTGAGTTTTTTCCTCGCCCACAGCAAGACCACCAATTGAATAACCAGGAAAATCCATCTCAATCAGTGCTTCGGCACTTTCCTGTCTAAGGTCTTCATATATTCCACCCTGCACTATCCCAAAAAGTGCCTGGTCGTTACGTTTATGAGCGTTTTTTCCTCGTCTTGCCCAATCCAGAGTAGTTTTCAAAGATTCTGACACATATTTCTTAGTAGCGGGATATGGAGGACATTCATCAAAGGACATGATAATATCTGCACCAATGGCATTCTGGATTTCCATCACTTTTTCTGGCGTAAACATGTGATAACTGCCATCAATATGTGATTGAAAACGGACTCCTTCCGCAGTGATCTTTCTCAGTCCAGAGAGGCTCATCACCTGAAATCCTCCGCTGTCTGTTAAAAGCGGTTTATCCCAACCCATGAATTCATGCAAACCACCAGCTTCGGCGATCAGCTCATGACCAGGTCGCAAATATAGATGATAAGTATTACCCAGAATTATCTGTGCTCCAATATCTTCCTTCAGGTCTCTCGGCATCACGCCTTTCACTGTTGCACGGGTACCCACTGGCATAAAAATCGGTGTCTCGATCTTGCCATGCGGAGTAGTGATCACCCCTGCTCTGGCATTTCCACTTACATTTTCTAATTTAAAATTAAATGACATCAGTTATTGCACCGATCAATCTCTGCTTTTATTTTATCAAATATAATTTTTTTATGTTTTGTCATTGGGTGATACCTTCATCTTCAATTTGCCTGCCAAGTTCTATATTCTGGCTTTTTATCGATACATTACGTTTAAAGATCCTCGTGAAATCATTACTGAAGGCAAAAAACATTAATAAGATTAAGATTGAAGCTCCGATTTTTTGCAATGTCATCTGAGTTTTCATCGATAGTGCTTTACCTCTGATACCTTCAATAAAACAGAAAAATATAATTCCACCATCAAGAATGGGGATAGGAAGAAGATTCATCACCATCAGGATTATGCTGATGATCGCTATAAAATTCAAAATCGAGTTCCAGCCCTGCTTAACTGTTTGCTTGCTCATCGTGTACATCAGCACCGGTCCACCCAGATTATTTTTTAATTCTGTTGGTTTCAGCACCAGCTTATAAATCCCCATATAGTTGAGAGCTACAAAGTCAATTCCAGTTAAACTACCATACTTGATGCTTTCCCATAAATTATAGCTTTCGTGAACTTCCATGGGCAATTTCTGAGTGATGCCAATCACCTGGCTGCCATCC of the Candidatus Stygibacter australis genome contains:
- a CDS encoding C25 family cysteine peptidase, with translation VRGFWSNVLDKSPVREYAIYSGTPGTVWSTATNTSTVVNYFGTNGLGYLGASPAVIPSWNANAASVNNDINNGCFMLQHRDHGGETGWGEPDYGISDLGGLNNEDLAFVFSTNCLTGKFNWSSECFAEAFHRHAQGALGLIAASEISYSFVNDTYIWGTYDYMWPNFDPGHGAEGQNSILPCFANSSGKWFLQASNWPYNGGDKEVTYYLFHHHGDAFSNVYTEVPVEIAIEYPEVLLSGMTSVNITAEPETFICLSVGDEILATAAGTGSPQSIMIESQSPMTLVHLTATKQDCYREEGDILVIPPEGAYAIVNSVEITTADDDVIEYAEDVTMSAVIENFGSETAENLVVNISCVDEYITLTDNTENGAEVAAGESIVLVDAFSFTVSSDIPDDHDFFFTAVVISDQGSWESTINLTGYAPVLSLSGLSITGDGNENGRLDPGEIANLNIEISNIGGADLYNAIPMLSEEDTFCTIIQDGETIPEISAGSSGLFTYRVEVGVSAPVGHVISFDFECTADWDYILQTSFALTVGLCLEDFESGGFSQYDWIMSGTGGWQISGGSYEGSYCAQSADINNSQSAGMEVEVNVLNADEISFHYKVSSESGWDYLRFYIDGNQQEQWSGSIDWTEYSCPVSLGTHTFKWEYSKDSSVSSGSDCAWIDYIIFPPINIPQPAEIVLDNEQFAFNLPPQGTDSAELQITNIGGRDLEWSISKNYVVSRASGGPDDYGYQWLDSDEPGGPEYNWIDISGTATQVTFNHNDQAEGPYPIGFDFNFYGSEYSEFIINANGWLGFGSDNTEWSNSSLPDYSAPRPAIMGFWDDLYPAIDGSGEGNVYYQSFTDHLIVMFDNVQHYPGDYNGNYTFEMIIYANGEILLQYDEVSGDTDSGTIGIQNENASDALQMVYNDNYVSNDLAIRILQVVDWLDISQTSGTLPVGNNISLILTVDTENLEIGNYLCNLVLNSNDPQQSVIVIPVDLMVGGDIAYGDIDDNGDVDAYDAAIVLQYFVGFDPPGAPLPWAVWRLWRADVDGNSDVEAYDASLIQQYSVGLINSFPVENLRTSVSRKMKKNLSGNNIK
- a CDS encoding shikimate kinase; translation: MKIYIIGFMASGKTTMGKILAEALNMPFYDIDQLIETQEDITINEIFIRSGEEYFRHLESEMLQNFTEDAVYSCGGGIISGQTSLRILQQKNDLIIWLNPEWNIIANRITSSSRPLAEGKSIEQLFEFYVERVPLYESIADIEYRGTELNKLLSKIKKMPGFETGHK
- a CDS encoding 30S ribosomal protein S1, which encodes MFIIDQEEEKVVKPIEENEEEATEQDETQEPVEETQPDETETETAAQEVAEAVIEEPKQKEPAIETVVEETVAEETVAEETVAEETVAEETAVEETVTEETVAEETVAEETVAEETVAEETVAEETVAEETVAEETVAEETAVEETAVEEAKPEEPAAEPAKEPKTSEEDMMELMDQHFAKFKEGEIIDGYVVSVDERAVLIDIGFKSESPISIKEFSPTDLPEIGTPIKVYIDSVEDISGRIKLSKKKADFYLNLKELQRIMEEDETINGVLRRRVKGGMIAEIMGLEAFLPGSQISIKPIPNLDQFIGKDTEFKVLKINQERRNIIVSRKKVLEEKRSEQLTNLKGKLIVGGELDGEVRNITEYGAFIDLGGIDGLLHITDMSWGHINHPSDMLNIGDKVKVKVLDYNDDTQKVSLGLKQLVPHPWDNIEIKYPEGSIVTGKVVNITNYGAFIELESGVEGLVHVSEMSWTKKIKHPKHVVKLGETIKAIVLAISKDDKRISLGIKQMEPNPWLTIEERYPVGCKLKGKIKSLTPFGAFVEIEENIEGLIHISDISWTKRIYHPREIFNKGQEIEVKVLSIDSTLHRIALGVKQLTRDPWDNLDEFLPINTEITATIVKIISKGILVDVDVEGNLVEGFVPLSHLAIPGLKKANIVFEVKEQLPLKIIELDLENRRLILSVKAYFFARDKKELQTFIDSHKVEPTHEHDAIEPDADIDKMIKEHGDVGLHESYHKPEKDEVVPEEPAEEVVPVETAEEVVPVETKEEAVPEEPAEEVAPVETKEEVVPEEPEEEAALVEPEEEVVPEEPEEEVAPEEPKEEVVPEEPEEEVVPEEPKEEEVVVETEPEEEIKEESSE
- a CDS encoding 4-hydroxy-3-methylbut-2-enyl diphosphate reductase, giving the protein MSLKTEIKLAPNSGFCFGVKRAIKLAREAAETNKQIVTLGPIIHNPQLVESLKNKGVDSVDELDQITSQTVIIRSHGVGHDILEQLKDKGVEIIDATCPYVAKAQELAKKLSNEGYPVVIMGNSSHPEVKAIKSYIDGEVFVIDNGDHLPDKFYPRLGLISQTTKSLKDFQKVASELVPKAKELRIVNTICSATSVRQQATLALAKESDIMIVIGGFNSSNTKMLAKICQNIIETQHIETALELQGDWFKGKHKIGLTAGASTPDWIIVNVFNEINRYTGSGCPYVSRIEEIPGYKE
- a CDS encoding lysophospholipid acyltransferase family protein, with protein sequence MYEVVQFFFRILMVLMRKEVIGRERLDNSHNCLICANHISANDPPMIGSLIRGKISYLGKSELFKKKWLGDFLFRMHVIPVRRGRMDRKALRLVNERLENGESLMVFPEGTRKSTIVKPGVGKFALEMQKDILPVCVMNSDDIWGCISGKKHLKFVVGEFIKIDQFKDLEYTKENYQYVADYVMERINELKD
- the cmk gene encoding (d)CMP kinase, with the protein product MGKKYVIAIDGPAASGKSTTARQLAKLLHYVYIDSGAMYRACGLQTLLKGIKLTDLDSLKEMLREIEIRIEYAPEGNRIYLDDQDVSARIREADITRLASEIAVIGIVRERMVELQRKMGEDGGVIMDGRDIGTVVFTDADYKFFMVADVKTRALRRWQEAREKDEELVLMEVEQELLWRDKNDSTRTHSPLRQADDAILIDTSKMDIPEQVDYIYNIVREGKCMK
- a CDS encoding DUF5683 domain-containing protein is translated as MMKTAITLLLIIFIFAVLGAEPVESDSLQIPHRSPFKAGLLSAVIPGGGQVYNHAYIKGAAVLALEGLFLGYSINNHQQADKYYKSWKDTDSQFDYNNYEFHYERYKSQVWWLGITIFLSTLDAVTDAYLYDFDYQKQKIRLKFEDRSVQLEYKF
- the tgt gene encoding tRNA guanosine(34) transglycosylase Tgt translates to MSFNFKLENVSGNARAGVITTPHGKIETPIFMPVGTRATVKGVMPRDLKEDIGAQIILGNTYHLYLRPGHELIAEAGGLHEFMGWDKPLLTDSGGFQVMSLSGLRKITAEGVRFQSHIDGSYHMFTPEKVMEIQNAIGADIIMSFDECPPYPATKKYVSESLKTTLDWARRGKNAHKRNDQALFGIVQGGIYEDLRQESAEALIEMDFPGYSIGGLAVGEEKTHMLRITEYLNEILPANKPRYLMGVGTPADILNNIANGVDMFDCVMPTRNARKGTLFTRNGRLIVKAARYKKDFDPIDSECTCYTCRNFSRAYLRHLFSVDELLAMTLASIHSLHFYLDLVRWSRAAILEGRFDTFKEQMLRRLQEGE